The Novibacillus thermophilus genome segment ATATCTCTCGCCGTAACGTGGGCAATCACTTCATAAATCCCGTCCTCATCAAATGTGTGCGTTAGAGTGTAACGCCCTTCTCCTGCATGTTCCGCATCAAAGTTTTCGGATTCATCCTCGTGCCCCTGCTTCCAAATTTCGAATACTACCTCATCTGCATCGTTGACCTGTTCGCCGCCTTGGGTCACCAAAACTTCTATCTCACCCGGTTCACCTGGTTTAAATGCGTCCGATGCAGTTAGAATCTCAACTTCTAACGGCAGTAGCGCCGCTTCGTTCCCTTGGTCGCCTTCAGCTTCCTGGTCTGAAGTGCTTTCGTTCCCACAAGCAACGAGTACCGTCAATACGACAACGGCAACGATCCACTTTAACTTTATTACCATTTTGTCATCTCCTAATTTTTTACGTGGTGTTCACAACGGGGTTCACTCCGTCCACCCCGCATTTTCTCGTAAACGACATCCATCGCCTTACGGAATTCGTATACGTGTCCGCCGAACCCTTTCACAAATTTCTCGGCGTGTTCACGCTCGGCGAACGGGAGAACGTGGGGGTGGCAACACGTGACGTTGAGGGAAGTTTCCATCACAAACCACGTCAGCGGAGCGCTCGTCGTCGTGTGCACGAAAAAGTCTTGACAAATCGCCTGTACGACGTCATCGCCAAGTTGGCGGTGGCGAAGTAAGCCGCAATGGGCACAACAAGCGGTTTCCACTTTGTCCTTTGGCAAAAATAAGCGGTAAGCCCACTTATCATGGTACGGCTTTTGGCAGTAAACACATCGGGTAGTATCGATCCCCTCTCGTTTTTCTACCAGTGAGACTC includes the following:
- a CDS encoding DeoR family transcriptional regulator; the encoded protein is MLPIERQKHIRDLIQKKKTLKISELSEYLQVSEMTVYRDIKPLIEEGLIEKTFGGVSLVEKREGIDTTRCVYCQKPYHDKWAYRLFLPKDKVETACCAHCGLLRHRQLGDDVVQAICQDFFVHTTTSAPLTWFVMETSLNVTCCHPHVLPFAEREHAEKFVKGFGGHVYEFRKAMDVVYEKMRGGRSEPRCEHHVKN
- a CDS encoding FixH family protein, which codes for MVIKLKWIVAVVVLTVLVACGNESTSDQEAEGDQGNEAALLPLEVEILTASDAFKPGEPGEIEVLVTQGGEQVNDADEVVFEIWKQGHEDESENFDAEHAGEGRYTLTHTFDEDGIYEVIAHVTARDMHTMPKKEFIVGDVEAGDESGHGHGEHGDALVIHLMEPETLAAGEGAEWAVHLEKDGAPLSEAEVKVEFWKTGEEKHEFVDMTEGQNGKYTAELAFAEPGEYQLTVHVEKGELHEHKEEVVNVP